The proteins below come from a single Agromyces flavus genomic window:
- a CDS encoding S1C family serine protease produces the protein MSDDDRTGPETDDTTGGRAEEPLDAYSRIVTQVAHDLLPSMASLAVRSRRGQGTGSASVISDDGVLLTSAHVVVGADRAEASFGDGTSVDADVIGRDPLSDLAVLRAHGALPAPVPLGDARELRVGQLVVALGTPLGFAGSVTAGIVSSLGRSLPTAAGRVVDEVIQTDAALNPGNSGGALADGLGRMVGVNTAVAGVGLGLAVPINPATRAIIDALVARGRVRRAWLGIAGAQVRLAPELAARIGSTTGLQVTAVVPGSPAEVANIRAGDIAVSLDGTGIVTATSIQRLMVEDAIDREVEMTLWRGGALVDVFVVPRELVGA, from the coding sequence GTGAGCGATGACGACCGCACCGGGCCCGAGACCGACGACACGACCGGCGGACGCGCCGAGGAGCCGCTCGACGCCTACTCCAGGATCGTGACCCAGGTGGCGCACGACCTGCTGCCGAGCATGGCCAGCCTCGCCGTGCGGTCCCGGCGCGGCCAGGGCACCGGCAGCGCGAGCGTCATCTCCGACGACGGCGTGCTCCTGACGAGCGCGCACGTGGTCGTCGGCGCCGATCGTGCCGAGGCGTCGTTCGGCGACGGCACCTCGGTCGACGCCGACGTCATCGGCCGCGACCCGCTCTCCGACCTCGCGGTGCTGCGCGCGCACGGCGCGCTGCCCGCGCCGGTGCCGCTCGGCGACGCGCGCGAGCTGCGCGTGGGCCAGCTCGTCGTCGCGCTGGGCACGCCCCTCGGCTTCGCCGGCAGCGTGACGGCCGGCATCGTGTCGAGCCTCGGTCGGTCGCTGCCGACGGCGGCCGGTCGCGTCGTCGACGAGGTGATCCAGACGGATGCCGCGCTGAACCCCGGCAACAGCGGCGGCGCCCTCGCCGACGGGCTCGGCCGCATGGTCGGGGTGAACACCGCGGTCGCGGGGGTCGGCCTCGGACTCGCGGTCCCGATCAACCCGGCGACCCGCGCGATCATCGACGCACTCGTCGCCCGCGGCAGGGTGCGCCGGGCGTGGCTCGGCATCGCCGGCGCGCAGGTCCGGCTCGCGCCCGAGCTCGCGGCACGGATCGGCTCGACCACCGGCCTGCAGGTGACGGCCGTCGTGCCCGGAAGTCCCGCGGAGGTCGCGAACATCCGGGCCGGCGACATCGCCGTGAGCCTCGACGGCACCGGGATCGTGACCGCGACCTCCATCCAGCGACTGATGGTCGAAGACGCGATCGACCGCGAGGTCGAGATGACGCTGTGGCGCGGCGGCGCGCTCGTGGACGTGTTCGTGGTCCCGCGCGAGCTCGTCGGGGCATGA
- a CDS encoding HEAT repeat domain-containing protein, producing the protein MAVTMKQVRAALDPEEPDYTEVVQLGPGALKHLQALIASDEPMIASKAAYAAGLFTGDEAREVVRSAAASDDPIVRVAAAASAANLPEEDASVVLAELVADPDEGVRKVARTAVPVNPSEELVARLEEVGTESANEGPEGAPEAPPTGGLMPGERPDTGAAGMPGERGGLMPGESGGMPGR; encoded by the coding sequence ATGGCAGTGACGATGAAACAGGTTCGCGCCGCGCTCGATCCGGAGGAGCCCGACTACACCGAGGTGGTGCAGCTCGGACCCGGGGCGCTCAAGCACCTGCAGGCGCTGATCGCCTCCGACGAGCCCATGATCGCGTCGAAGGCGGCCTACGCAGCCGGACTGTTCACGGGCGACGAGGCGCGCGAGGTCGTGCGCTCCGCCGCGGCGAGCGACGATCCGATCGTGCGGGTGGCTGCCGCCGCGTCGGCGGCCAACCTGCCCGAGGAGGACGCGAGCGTGGTGCTCGCCGAGCTCGTCGCCGATCCCGACGAGGGCGTCCGGAAGGTCGCGCGGACCGCGGTGCCCGTCAACCCGAGCGAGGAGCTCGTCGCGCGCCTCGAGGAGGTCGGCACGGAGTCCGCGAACGAGGGGCCGGAGGGCGCGCCCGAGGCGCCTCCGACCGGCGGCCTCATGCCGGGCGAACGGCCGGATACGGGCGCCGCGGGGATGCCGGGTGAGCGCGGCGGGCTCATGCCGGGGGAGTCGGGCGGGATGCCGGGACGCTGA
- a CDS encoding DUF3817 domain-containing protein, giving the protein MPLEPKSADFPRIRAALKFYMVCSVITGVMLLLLCTEMLLKYVWHLELFAFGPNGLLSFEPVVETPEGLESTGTGVNLSTGILIAHGWFYVVYLFSNFRLWSLMRWHFPRLLLLASGGIVPFLSFFLEARIAREVRGYLAEREADAAATRPQSESESVEAAQ; this is encoded by the coding sequence ATGCCCCTCGAGCCCAAATCGGCTGATTTCCCGCGCATCCGCGCGGCCCTGAAGTTCTACATGGTCTGCTCGGTCATCACGGGCGTCATGCTGCTGCTGCTGTGCACCGAGATGCTGCTGAAGTACGTGTGGCACCTCGAGCTGTTCGCGTTCGGTCCGAACGGGCTGCTCTCGTTCGAGCCGGTCGTCGAGACGCCCGAGGGCCTCGAGTCCACCGGCACGGGGGTGAATCTCTCGACGGGCATCCTCATCGCGCACGGCTGGTTCTACGTCGTGTACCTCTTCAGCAACTTCCGCCTGTGGAGCCTCATGCGCTGGCACTTCCCGCGCCTGCTGCTCCTGGCGTCCGGCGGCATCGTGCCGTTCCTGTCGTTCTTCCTCGAGGCGCGCATCGCGCGCGAGGTGCGCGGCTACCTCGCCGAGCGTGAAGCGGATGCCGCGGCCACGCGCCCTCAGTCCGAATCCGAATCCGTGGAGGCCGCCCAGTGA
- the guaA gene encoding glutamine-hydrolyzing GMP synthase: MSETQQRPVLVVDFGAQYAQLIARRVREASVYSEIVPHTISADEVRAMDPIGIVLSGGPSSVYEEGAPALDPGILELGVPTLGICYGFQVMAQQLGGEVAHTGRREYGSTEATLRVDGNALLGGQPEHQTVWMSHGDSVAVAPEGFDVLASTADTPVAAFANDAQGFYGVQWHPEVKHTPFGQDVIENFLHRAAGIPADWNSGNVIAEQVARIREQVGAGRVIAGLSGGVDSAVAAAIVHEAVGDQLVCVFVDHGLLRKDERKQVEVDYVAATGIRLVTVDARDTFLDALAGVTDPEEKRKIIGREFIRAFERAERDLVAEAEADGEPIHYLVQGTLYPDVVESGGGTGTANIKSHHNVGGLPEDLQFELVEPLRTLFKDEVRAIGRELGLPEAIVGRQPFPGPGLGIRIVGEVTRDRLETLREADAIARAELTAAGLDQEIWQCPVVLLADVRSVGVQGDGRTYGHPIVLRPVSSEDAMTADWTRLPYEVLARISNRITNEVREVNRVVLDVTSKPPGTIEWE; encoded by the coding sequence GTGAGCGAGACCCAGCAGCGCCCCGTGCTCGTCGTCGACTTCGGCGCACAGTACGCGCAGCTGATCGCGCGACGCGTGCGCGAGGCATCCGTCTACTCCGAGATCGTGCCGCACACGATCAGCGCCGACGAGGTGCGGGCGATGGACCCGATCGGCATCGTCCTCTCGGGCGGTCCGTCGTCGGTGTATGAAGAGGGGGCGCCGGCGCTCGATCCCGGCATCCTCGAGCTCGGCGTCCCGACGCTCGGCATCTGCTACGGCTTCCAGGTCATGGCGCAGCAGCTCGGCGGCGAGGTCGCGCATACCGGCCGCCGCGAGTACGGCTCGACCGAGGCGACGCTGCGCGTCGACGGCAACGCGCTGCTCGGCGGACAGCCCGAGCACCAGACGGTGTGGATGAGCCACGGCGACTCGGTGGCCGTCGCGCCCGAGGGCTTCGACGTGCTCGCGTCGACGGCCGACACGCCCGTCGCGGCGTTCGCGAACGACGCGCAGGGCTTCTACGGCGTGCAGTGGCATCCCGAGGTCAAGCACACGCCGTTCGGCCAGGACGTCATCGAGAACTTCCTGCATCGCGCCGCCGGCATCCCCGCCGACTGGAACTCGGGCAACGTCATCGCCGAGCAGGTGGCCCGCATCCGCGAGCAGGTCGGTGCGGGCCGGGTGATCGCGGGCCTGTCGGGCGGCGTCGACTCGGCCGTCGCGGCGGCGATCGTGCACGAGGCCGTCGGCGACCAGCTCGTGTGCGTGTTCGTCGACCACGGTCTGCTCCGCAAGGACGAGCGCAAGCAGGTCGAGGTCGACTACGTCGCAGCGACCGGCATCCGGCTCGTCACCGTGGATGCCCGGGACACGTTCCTCGACGCGCTCGCCGGGGTCACCGACCCCGAGGAGAAGCGCAAGATCATCGGCCGGGAGTTCATCCGCGCCTTCGAGCGGGCCGAGCGCGACCTCGTCGCCGAGGCCGAGGCCGACGGCGAGCCCATCCACTACCTCGTGCAGGGCACCCTCTACCCCGACGTGGTCGAGTCGGGCGGCGGCACCGGCACCGCGAACATCAAGAGCCACCACAACGTCGGCGGCCTGCCCGAAGACCTCCAGTTCGAGCTCGTCGAGCCGCTGCGCACCCTCTTCAAGGACGAGGTGCGCGCCATCGGCCGCGAGCTCGGCCTGCCCGAGGCGATCGTGGGTCGTCAGCCGTTCCCCGGCCCGGGCCTCGGCATCCGCATCGTCGGCGAGGTCACTCGCGACCGGCTCGAGACGCTGCGAGAGGCCGACGCCATCGCGCGCGCCGAGCTCACCGCGGCGGGCCTCGACCAAGAGATCTGGCAGTGCCCGGTCGTGCTGCTCGCCGACGTGCGCTCGGTGGGCGTGCAGGGCGACGGCCGCACCTACGGCCACCCGATCGTGCTCCGACCGGTGTCGTCGGAAGACGCGATGACGGCCGACTGGACTCGCCTGCCCTACGAGGTGCTCGCGCGCATCTCGAACCGCATCACCAACGAGGTGCGCGAGGTGAACCGCGTCGTGCTCGACGTCACGTCGAAGCCGCCGGGCACCATCGAATGGGAGTGA
- a CDS encoding L-lactate dehydrogenase has translation MGVVENSKLSVVGAGSVGTSLAYAALIRESASQVALYDIATEKVEAEVLDLAHGTQFTRSSVIGGADLDVVAGSHVVVITAGAKQQPGQSRMELAGTNVGILERLLPGLLERAPHAIYVLVTNPVDVLTLAAQRISGLPPERVFGSGTVLDTSRLRWLLAKRAGVTTASVHADIVGEHGDTEFPLWSNARIGPVPILDWQGGEPFTRQELDGIAHEVRNAAYTVIRGKGATNYAIGLTGARIVEAVLRDERAVLPVSTVLSGVRGIDGVALSLPSVVGGDGANAVEETPMSADEEALLAASADAIRAAGATLGI, from the coding sequence ATGGGCGTCGTCGAGAACTCGAAGCTGTCGGTCGTCGGAGCGGGGAGCGTCGGCACGAGCCTCGCCTACGCCGCGCTCATCCGCGAATCGGCGTCGCAGGTCGCGCTCTACGACATCGCGACTGAGAAGGTCGAGGCCGAGGTGCTCGATCTCGCGCATGGCACGCAGTTCACCCGGTCGAGCGTGATCGGCGGCGCCGACCTCGACGTGGTCGCGGGGTCGCACGTCGTCGTCATCACCGCCGGGGCCAAGCAGCAGCCCGGCCAGAGCCGGATGGAGCTCGCCGGCACCAACGTCGGCATCCTCGAGCGGCTGCTGCCGGGGCTGCTCGAGCGCGCGCCCCACGCGATCTACGTGCTCGTCACGAACCCGGTCGACGTGCTCACGCTCGCTGCGCAGCGCATCAGCGGGCTTCCGCCCGAGCGCGTGTTCGGGTCGGGCACGGTGCTCGACACGTCGCGGCTTCGCTGGCTCCTCGCGAAGCGCGCCGGCGTCACGACGGCCAGCGTGCACGCCGACATCGTGGGCGAGCACGGCGACACCGAGTTCCCCCTGTGGTCGAACGCGCGCATCGGGCCCGTGCCGATCCTCGACTGGCAGGGCGGCGAGCCGTTCACGCGCCAGGAACTCGACGGCATCGCGCACGAGGTGCGCAACGCGGCGTACACCGTGATCCGGGGCAAGGGCGCCACGAACTACGCCATCGGCCTCACCGGCGCGCGCATCGTCGAGGCGGTGCTCCGCGACGAGCGTGCGGTGCTGCCCGTGAGCACGGTGCTCTCGGGCGTCCGAGGCATCGACGGGGTCGCGCTGTCGCTGCCGAGCGTCGTCGGCGGCGACGGCGCGAACGCGGTCGAGGAGACGCCGATGTCGGCCGACGAGGAGGCGCTGCTCGCGGCATCCGCCGACGCGATCAGGGCCGCGGGCGCGACGCTCGGCATCTGA
- a CDS encoding YciI family protein gives MTRYMLIMRASDEAVEAYQDLPFDEVIAAMGRYNEELMKAGVMLAGEGLTDASEGFVVDFSSEPPLVTDGPYGETKELFNGFWILDVASKEEAAEWAKRCPLGPGSKLEVRRVSEIEDFPQDNEWIQKEVGWRAEQAERLAEDARRAATKA, from the coding sequence ATGACGCGGTACATGCTCATCATGCGGGCCAGCGACGAGGCCGTCGAGGCCTACCAGGACCTGCCGTTCGACGAGGTCATCGCGGCCATGGGTCGCTACAACGAGGAGCTCATGAAGGCCGGCGTGATGCTCGCCGGCGAGGGCCTGACCGACGCGAGCGAGGGGTTCGTCGTCGACTTCTCCTCCGAGCCGCCGCTCGTCACCGACGGCCCGTACGGCGAGACCAAGGAGCTGTTCAACGGGTTCTGGATCCTCGACGTCGCCTCGAAGGAGGAGGCCGCGGAGTGGGCCAAGCGCTGCCCGCTCGGCCCCGGCTCGAAGCTCGAGGTGCGTCGCGTGTCCGAGATCGAGGACTTCCCGCAGGACAACGAATGGATCCAGAAGGAGGTCGGCTGGCGCGCCGAGCAGGCCGAGCGTCTCGCTGAGGACGCCCGACGCGCCGCGACCAAGGCGTGA
- a CDS encoding RNA polymerase sigma factor yields MDPESARRAVAAVWRIESARIVATLTRIVGDFALAEDLAQDALAEALAQWPASGIPSNPGAWLTAVGKRRAIDGWRRRERYDERLAAIAHDLEREQAEAADATGDLPYDPDAIDDDVLRLVFVSCHPVLSREARVALTLRVVGGLTTDEIARAFLVPVSTVQQRIVRAKKTLGDAGVPFEVPPRSEFPARLGTVLGVLYLIFNEGHSASAGDDLMRPELSREALRLGRILAGLVPREPEVHGLVALMELTAARFPARLDAHGDPVLLPDQDRRRWDRSAITRGRAALARADAIGRGRGAYSLQAAIAEQHDIAPSVDDTDWPTIVALYEALEQVAPSPVVELNRAVAVAMADGAEAGLAIVDGLAADGRLANYHPLQAVRAELLERLGRADDAREAFAEAARLTANERERAVLLARASRPDAR; encoded by the coding sequence GTGGACCCCGAGTCCGCCCGGCGGGCCGTCGCCGCCGTCTGGCGCATCGAGTCGGCGCGCATCGTCGCGACGCTCACGCGCATAGTCGGCGACTTCGCGCTCGCCGAGGACCTCGCCCAGGATGCGCTCGCCGAAGCGCTCGCCCAGTGGCCGGCCTCGGGCATCCCGTCGAACCCGGGCGCCTGGCTCACCGCCGTCGGCAAGCGGCGGGCGATCGACGGATGGCGCCGCCGCGAGCGGTACGACGAGCGGCTCGCCGCGATCGCGCACGACCTCGAGCGCGAGCAGGCCGAGGCGGCCGATGCCACCGGCGACCTGCCGTACGACCCCGACGCGATCGACGACGACGTGCTCCGGCTCGTGTTCGTGTCGTGCCATCCGGTGCTCTCGCGCGAGGCGCGCGTCGCACTCACGCTGCGGGTCGTCGGAGGCCTCACGACCGACGAGATCGCGCGCGCGTTCCTCGTGCCCGTCTCGACCGTGCAGCAGCGCATCGTGCGCGCGAAGAAGACGCTCGGCGACGCGGGCGTCCCCTTCGAGGTGCCGCCGCGGTCGGAGTTCCCGGCGCGACTCGGCACGGTGCTCGGCGTGCTGTACCTGATCTTCAACGAGGGGCACTCGGCGTCGGCCGGCGACGACCTCATGCGGCCCGAACTGAGCCGCGAAGCGCTGCGACTCGGCCGCATCCTGGCGGGGCTCGTGCCCCGCGAGCCCGAGGTGCACGGCCTCGTCGCACTCATGGAGCTCACGGCGGCGCGGTTCCCGGCGCGGCTCGACGCCCACGGTGATCCGGTGCTGCTCCCAGACCAGGACCGGCGGCGGTGGGACCGTTCGGCGATCACGCGCGGGCGCGCGGCGCTCGCGCGTGCCGACGCGATCGGGCGCGGACGGGGCGCCTACAGCCTGCAGGCGGCGATCGCCGAGCAGCACGACATCGCGCCATCCGTCGACGACACCGACTGGCCGACGATCGTCGCGCTCTATGAAGCGCTCGAGCAGGTGGCGCCGTCACCGGTGGTCGAGCTCAACCGCGCCGTCGCCGTCGCCATGGCCGACGGAGCGGAGGCCGGACTCGCGATCGTCGACGGGCTCGCGGCCGACGGGCGCCTCGCGAACTACCACCCGCTGCAGGCGGTGCGAGCTGAGCTCCTCGAACGGCTCGGGCGGGCGGATGACGCGCGCGAGGCGTTCGCGGAGGCGGCGCGACTCACGGCCAACGAGCGCGAGCGCGCGGTGCTGCTCGCGCGAGCGTCGCGACCCGACGCGCGCTGA
- a CDS encoding Bax inhibitor-1/YccA family protein, with amino-acid sequence MALNNPAFSRNEAFSNQGAVAVAQDMSAQQLQDMYNQPATLPDREVMTIEDSIAKSAAAFGVLLVGAAIGWLTFQSVPFLWVGAGLVGFVLALVNIFKKEPSPALVLAYAGVEGVFVGGISAWYEYMFGGGIVAQAVIATLVVVGVTLALFASGKIRASARATKIFLIAMVGYLVFSLVNIGLMLFNVTDDPWGLRGAEIMGIPLGVIIGVLVVIMAAYSLVLDFDFIQQGVRNRAPRKYGWTGAFGIMVTVVWLYLEILRILAIARD; translated from the coding sequence ATGGCTCTCAACAACCCCGCCTTCTCACGTAACGAGGCGTTCTCCAACCAGGGGGCGGTGGCTGTCGCGCAGGACATGTCCGCCCAGCAGCTGCAGGACATGTACAACCAGCCTGCGACCCTTCCCGACCGCGAGGTCATGACGATCGAGGACTCGATCGCGAAGTCGGCTGCCGCGTTCGGCGTGCTGCTCGTCGGTGCGGCGATCGGCTGGCTGACGTTCCAGTCCGTGCCGTTCCTCTGGGTCGGCGCCGGTCTGGTCGGCTTCGTGCTCGCGCTCGTCAACATCTTCAAGAAGGAGCCCTCGCCCGCCCTGGTACTCGCCTACGCGGGCGTCGAGGGCGTCTTCGTCGGCGGCATCTCGGCCTGGTACGAGTACATGTTCGGCGGCGGCATCGTCGCCCAGGCGGTCATCGCGACCCTCGTCGTCGTCGGCGTGACGCTCGCGCTGTTCGCCTCGGGCAAGATCCGGGCATCGGCTCGCGCGACGAAGATCTTCCTCATCGCGATGGTCGGCTATCTCGTCTTCTCGCTCGTCAACATCGGCCTCATGCTCTTCAATGTGACCGACGATCCGTGGGGCCTCCGCGGCGCCGAGATCATGGGCATCCCGCTGGGCGTCATCATCGGCGTCCTCGTCGTGATCATGGCCGCGTACTCGCTCGTGCTCGACTTCGACTTCATCCAGCAGGGCGTTCGCAACCGCGCCCCAAGGAAGTACGGCTGGACCGGCGCCTTCGGCATCATGGTCACGGTCGTCTGGCTGTACCTCGAGATCCTGCGCATCCTCGCGATCGCGCGCGACTAG
- a CDS encoding glycerophosphodiester phosphodiesterase family protein produces MQAGPAERPLVIGHRGAPGYRPEHTEASYRLAFALGVDAVEPDLVATRDGVLVLRHENEISGTTDVASRPEFASRRTTREVDGKALTGWFTEDFTWAELSTLRATERLGGVRQHSATFDGRYPIIRFRDLLTLLDAASDDSGRDIRLVAEFKHATHFAGLGLPLDELFAAELTAGGWGRGDGRLISESFEPTLLQRLRDRGIAGTKVLLVEDRGAPWDLVAAAGGTDGRARTYDSFVTEEGLLGLAGAVDGVSVGKSRLVGGPGSSTDVAAAGRRAANGAPLQGSELVDAAHAAGLAVYTWTLRPENRFLAQPNRRGTARAAWGDWLGEFTRIIETGLDGIFLDHPDLGIEARRVAAGG; encoded by the coding sequence ATGCAGGCCGGCCCCGCAGAGCGTCCCCTCGTGATCGGGCACCGCGGCGCGCCGGGGTACCGGCCCGAGCACACCGAGGCCTCGTACCGGCTCGCGTTCGCACTCGGCGTCGACGCCGTCGAGCCCGATCTGGTCGCCACGCGCGACGGGGTGCTCGTACTGCGCCACGAGAACGAGATCTCGGGCACGACGGATGTCGCGTCCCGCCCCGAGTTCGCGTCGCGGCGCACCACACGCGAAGTCGACGGGAAGGCGCTCACCGGCTGGTTCACCGAGGATTTCACGTGGGCCGAGCTGTCCACGCTCCGCGCGACCGAGCGCCTCGGCGGCGTCCGGCAGCACAGCGCGACGTTCGACGGCCGGTATCCGATCATCCGCTTCCGCGACCTGCTCACGCTGCTGGATGCCGCGTCCGACGACTCGGGTCGCGACATCCGGCTGGTCGCGGAGTTCAAGCACGCGACGCACTTCGCGGGGCTGGGCCTGCCGCTCGACGAGCTGTTCGCGGCCGAGCTCACCGCCGGCGGATGGGGCCGGGGCGACGGGCGCCTCATCTCGGAGTCGTTCGAGCCGACGCTGCTCCAGCGCCTGCGCGACCGCGGGATCGCGGGCACGAAGGTGCTGCTCGTCGAGGATCGCGGCGCACCCTGGGACCTCGTCGCGGCGGCGGGCGGCACCGACGGGCGGGCACGCACGTACGACTCGTTCGTCACCGAGGAGGGGCTGCTCGGCCTCGCCGGGGCCGTCGACGGCGTGAGCGTCGGCAAGTCGCGCCTCGTCGGCGGGCCGGGGTCGTCGACGGATGTCGCAGCCGCCGGGCGACGCGCGGCGAACGGTGCGCCGCTGCAGGGGTCCGAGCTCGTCGACGCCGCGCACGCCGCGGGTCTCGCCGTCTACACGTGGACGCTCCGCCCCGAGAACCGCTTCCTCGCGCAGCCGAACCGTCGCGGCACCGCGCGTGCCGCGTGGGGCGACTGGCTCGGCGAGTTCACGCGCATCATCGAGACCGGGCTCGACGGCATCTTCCTCGACCACCCCGACCTCGGCATCGAGGCCCGCCGCGTGGCCGCGGGCGGCTGA
- a CDS encoding ATP-dependent helicase: MTLILHPDDPTGWREAPVAASDKRGGGPQGAGPAASDRLTAGLNPQQREAVEYRGEALLIVAGAGSGKTRVLTHRIASLIDGREAWPSQILAITFTNKAAAEMRERVEALLGEAAGGMWISTFHSACVRILRREAAAMGLSTTFTIYDSADQRTILKRIIKELDADTLGFTPASAQAKISKLKNELSDVETYARNVNTNDPNDVMFLEIFRQYTRRLRDASALDFDDLISETVYLFRAFPKVAALYQRRFRHILVDEYQDTNHAQYALIRELTRPVEPDVVAELDEHGVLVRGMTDASGRIPGASLTVVGDSDQSIYAFRGADIRNIVEFERDFPGAKVVLLEQNYRSTQNILSAANAVIANNFDRKEKKLWTADGDGDKITGYTGYSAHDEAQFVADEIEALHRAGVAYRDIAVFYRTNAQTRALEEIFVRSALPYRVVGGTKFYERAEIKDAMAYLIAVANPLDELAIRRILNTPKRGIGPATETSIASFAEQNDLSFRQAMRAADGLGLGPKVTKAILDLANLLDEAAAMLVPSQKGIDEGTNEGAAKVSDVLAHLLDRSGLVETLRNSRDPQDETRAENVEELLAQTKDFDRENPGAGLVDFLTQVSLVAAADELDDASGTVSLMTLHTAKGLEYHAVFLTGIEEGLLPHQMSATEPGGPAEERRLFYVGITRARKRLYLSLAMSRAQFGEVSVAMPSRYLQEIPDELIDWKQSPGMATSRGGTQPRALNARRGGYGSGGSGGAWGLRDRDLERFSVTKAAAPKAEWANRVTGTVRDNGDLTLEVGDRIRHTDFGEGTVRQVTGEGSKRIAHVAFDTAGQKKLLIKIAPIEKL; the protein is encoded by the coding sequence ATGACGCTGATCCTCCACCCCGACGACCCCACCGGCTGGCGCGAGGCGCCCGTCGCGGCTTCCGATAAGCGCGGGGGCGGGCCGCAGGGCGCCGGCCCCGCGGCATCCGATCGCCTGACCGCCGGGCTCAACCCGCAGCAGCGCGAAGCGGTCGAGTATCGCGGCGAGGCGCTGCTCATCGTGGCGGGCGCCGGATCGGGCAAGACCCGCGTGCTGACGCACCGGATCGCGAGCCTCATCGACGGGCGCGAGGCGTGGCCCAGCCAGATCCTCGCGATCACGTTCACGAACAAGGCCGCGGCCGAGATGCGCGAACGCGTCGAGGCGCTGCTCGGCGAGGCCGCCGGCGGCATGTGGATCTCGACGTTCCACTCGGCGTGCGTGCGAATCCTTCGCCGCGAGGCGGCGGCCATGGGCCTGTCGACCACCTTCACGATCTACGACTCGGCCGACCAGCGCACCATCCTCAAGCGCATCATCAAGGAGCTCGACGCCGACACGCTCGGCTTCACGCCCGCGAGCGCGCAGGCGAAGATCTCCAAGCTCAAGAACGAGCTCAGCGATGTCGAGACCTACGCCCGGAACGTCAACACGAACGACCCGAACGACGTGATGTTCCTCGAGATCTTCCGCCAGTACACCCGGCGGCTGCGCGATGCGAGCGCGCTCGACTTCGACGACCTCATCAGCGAGACGGTCTACCTGTTCCGGGCGTTCCCCAAGGTCGCAGCGCTCTACCAGCGGCGGTTCCGGCACATCCTCGTCGACGAGTACCAGGACACCAACCACGCGCAGTACGCGCTGATCCGCGAACTCACGAGGCCCGTCGAACCCGACGTCGTCGCCGAGCTCGACGAGCACGGCGTGCTGGTGCGGGGCATGACGGATGCCTCGGGGCGGATCCCGGGCGCGAGCCTCACGGTGGTCGGCGACTCCGACCAGTCCATCTACGCGTTCCGGGGCGCCGACATCCGCAACATCGTCGAGTTCGAGCGCGACTTCCCGGGCGCGAAGGTCGTGCTGCTCGAGCAGAACTACCGGTCGACGCAGAACATCCTGAGCGCCGCCAACGCCGTGATCGCGAACAACTTCGACCGGAAAGAGAAGAAGCTCTGGACGGCCGACGGCGACGGCGACAAGATCACCGGCTACACGGGGTACTCGGCGCACGACGAGGCGCAGTTCGTCGCCGACGAGATCGAGGCGCTGCACCGCGCCGGCGTCGCCTATCGCGACATCGCGGTCTTCTACCGCACCAACGCGCAGACCCGAGCGCTGGAAGAGATCTTCGTCCGCTCCGCCCTGCCGTACCGGGTCGTCGGCGGCACGAAGTTCTACGAGCGCGCCGAGATCAAGGACGCGATGGCCTACCTCATCGCGGTCGCGAACCCGCTCGACGAGCTCGCGATCCGTCGCATCCTGAACACGCCGAAGCGCGGCATCGGCCCCGCCACCGAGACCTCGATCGCGAGCTTCGCCGAGCAGAACGACCTCTCGTTCCGGCAGGCGATGCGCGCTGCCGACGGCCTCGGACTCGGGCCGAAGGTCACGAAGGCGATCCTCGACCTCGCGAACCTGCTCGACGAGGCGGCCGCGATGCTCGTGCCCTCGCAGAAGGGCATCGACGAGGGCACGAACGAGGGCGCCGCGAAGGTCTCCGACGTGCTCGCTCACCTGCTCGACCGCTCGGGCCTGGTCGAGACGCTCCGCAACAGCCGCGACCCGCAAGACGAGACGCGCGCCGAGAACGTCGAGGAACTGCTCGCGCAGACCAAGGACTTCGACCGCGAGAACCCGGGCGCCGGGCTGGTCGACTTCCTCACGCAGGTCTCGCTCGTGGCTGCGGCCGACGAGCTCGACGATGCGTCGGGCACGGTGTCGCTCATGACGCTGCACACCGCCAAGGGCCTCGAGTACCACGCGGTGTTCCTCACCGGCATCGAGGAGGGCCTGCTGCCGCACCAGATGTCCGCGACCGAGCCGGGCGGGCCGGCCGAGGAGCGGCGCCTCTTCTACGTCGGCATCACTCGGGCCCGCAAGCGGCTCTACCTCTCGCTCGCGATGAGCCGGGCCCAGTTCGGCGAGGTGTCGGTCGCGATGCCGAGTCGATACCTGCAGGAGATCCCCGACGAGCTCATCGACTGGAAGCAGTCGCCCGGCATGGCGACCAGCCGCGGCGGCACCCAGCCGCGAGCGCTCAACGCGCGCCGCGGCGGCTACGGCAGCGGCGGGTCCGGCGGCGCCTGGGGGCTCCGCGACCGCGACCTCGAGCGGTTCAGCGTCACGAAGGCCGCGGCGCCGAAGGCCGAGTGGGCGAACCG